A genomic segment from Enoplosus armatus isolate fEnoArm2 chromosome 12, fEnoArm2.hap1, whole genome shotgun sequence encodes:
- the prdx3 gene encoding thioredoxin-dependent peroxide reductase, mitochondrial, with amino-acid sequence MAATIGRLCRTSARVAAGGLKVTGACQHGASGAARVLTGPALQRACFSTSTSRWAPAVTQPAPAFKATAVHNGEFKEMSLADFKGKYLVLFFYPLDFTFVCPTEIISFSDKASEFHDVNCEVVGVSVDSHFTHLAWINTPRKTGGLGNIHIPLLSDLNKQISRDYGVLLEGPGIALRGLFIIDPNGVVKHLSVNDLPVGRCVEETLRLVKAFQFVETHGEVCPASWTPESPTIKPTPEGSKEYFEKVN; translated from the exons ATGGCAGCCACCATAGGAAGACTGTGCAGGACCTCT GCAAGAGTTGCAGCTGGAGGGCTGAAAGTCACAGGAGCATGTCAACATGGAGCATCTGGGGCTGCAAGAGTCCTCACCGGTCCTGCACTTCAGAGAGCCTGTTTCTCTACCA GCACTTCCAGATGGGCCCCTGCTGTCACTCAGCCGGCTCCTGCTTTTAAGGCCACAGCTGTCCACAATGGGGAGTTCAAGGAGATGAGCCTCGCTGATTTCAAGGGCAAATACCTGGTCCTCTTCTTCTACCCACTGGATTT CACGTTCGTGTGTCCAACAGAGATCATCTCATTCAGCGACAAGGCCAGTGAGTTCCACGACGTTAACTGTGAGGTGGTGGGAGTGTCTGTGGACTCCCACTTCACACACCTGGCATGGATAAACACTCCACGCAAG ACTGGAGGCTTGGGCAACATCCACATCCCCCTGCTGTCCGACCTCAACAAGCAGATCTCTAGAGACTATGGGGTGCTGCTGGAGGGTCCTGGCATTGCACTGAG GGGCCTGTTCATCATTGATCCAAACGGTGTGGTGAAGCACCTGAGTGTGAACGACCTGCCGGTGGGCCGTTGTGTAGAAGAGACCCTTCGTTTGGTGAAGGCGTTCCAGTTTGTGGAGACCCACGGCGAGGTGTGTCCGGCCAGCTGGACCCCCGAGTCCCCAACG ATCAAACCGACCCCAGAAGGATCCAAGGAGTACTTTGAAAAAGTCAACTGA
- the dennd10 gene encoding DENN domain-containing protein 10 yields MAASETQFMLSVGLIEKDVNGDTLWVWCYPSVGSDLRQVLLSKCCLTQDARDFHTFVFGQFCRTWYYITTVEVQEPTALNKVTHFSIVVTAKDFNPEKYAALSRILCRMYIKHGSPVKMMEAYVAVLTKGICQSDENGSFLIKDYDVRKAYLAGSVKDVVSQFGMETIILYTALMLKKRIIVHHPRIEALLEFTRVLPTLTWHRKDWSILHPYVHLTDIELEDLKKCPGYVAGFVDPEVSNRSDLFDVYVNLPDSVITVSQSAKEAMAMGKLHKDIGHLIVQSAEDAERSDSQVIKDISVKTKEVLANLVSLADECEDSKITLEGLKQHHFPPATENFLFHLAAAEQLLRI; encoded by the exons ATGGCAGCGTCTGAAACGCAGTTTATGTTGAGCGTCGGATTAATCG AGAAAGATGTGAATGGAGACACACTGTGGGTGTGGTGCTACCCCTCCGTGGGCTCAGACCTGAGGCAAGTCCTGCTCAGCAAGTGCTGTCTGACACAGGACGCCCGGGATTTCCACACCTTTGTGTTCGGTCAGTTCTGTCGCACCTGGTACTACATCACCACGGTGGAGGTACAGGAACCCACAGCACTGAACAAG GTCACTCATTTTTCAATAGTTGTTACAGCAAAAGACTTCAACCCTGAGAAGTATGCTGCGCTTAGTAGAATACTCTGCAG GATGTACATCAAACACGGCAGTCCGGTGAAAATGATGGAGGCTTATGTCGCCGTCCTCACCAAAGGAATCTGCCAGAGTGATGAAAACGGCTCCTTTCTAATTAAGGACTATGATGTTCGGAAAGCGTACCTGGCTGGTTCGGTCAAAG ACGTGGTCTCTCAGTTCGGTATGGAGACCATCATCCTGTATACCGCTCTCATGCTGAAGAAGAGGATCATAGTCCATCACCCTCGGATTGAAGCGTTGCTGGAGTTTACAAG AGTTCTTCCCACTCTGACGTGGCACAGGAAAGACTGGTCCATCCTGCACCCATATGTGCACCTGACTGATATCGAACTAGAGGATCTCAAGAAATGCCCCG GATATGTAGCAGGATTCGTAGATCCGGAAGTGAGCAACAGATCGGACTTGTTTGACGTGTATGTGAACCTCCCGGACAGCGTCATCACAGTATCCCAGAGTGCCAAAG AGGCCATGGCGATGGGGAAGTTGCACAAGGACATCGGCCACCTCATCGTCCAGTCTGCTGAAGATGCCGAGAGGTCAGACAGTCAGGTCATTAAG GATATTTCTGTCAAGACAAAAGAGGTCCTTGCCAACCTGGTGTCCCTGGCTGACGAGTGTGAAGACTCTAAGATCACACTGGAGGGTTTAAAGCAGCATCATTTCCCTCCGGCGACAGAGAACTTCCTCTTTCATCTGGCAGCTGCCGAGCAGCTCTTACGGATATAA
- the mocos gene encoding molybdenum cofactor sulfurase encodes MDFQKLCTFETFQQLWSHYGHGGDLQDVIEREFTRIKGITYLDHAATTLYPESLVRDYCQDISRNVYGNPHSHNPSSRLTHDTMERVRYRVLQHFNATPEEYSVIFTSGCTAALKLVAESFPWRPQTASEAGSHFCYLTDSHTSVVGMRGLTSGRGVVALPVSPQEVENRAKDEAQGEDVICQTPHLFCYPAQSNFSGRKYPLSHVKGIQARRLYPACDHQGRWFVLLDAASHVSCSPLNLQDCPADFIPVSFYKMFGFPTGLGALLVRNDTAGILKKTYFGGGTAAAYLSKEDYYVHVANISDRFEDGTVSFLDIIAVNHGFEALYRITGGMHNIQQHTFGLARYTYMLLSSLCHGNGRPVAQIYAEGQFESPSTQGAILNFNLMDARGQIIGYSQVDRMASLYNIHVRTGCFCNTGACQSFLGITSQQMRRNLQAGHVCGDSIDLVDGRPTGSVRVSFGYMSTFEDCQTFLNFVADCFIEKPVTVDHVRLEKLKTATAASQGLNEDPPIKMANGETYQVDEKAMRTEASLRGFGHRDSNSHGGGYTLTNIYIYPIKSCGAYEVHDWPVGPLGLLYDRGWMVVNGNGVCMSQKRDARLCLIRPQVHLPSNKLLLQASGMDTISVPLENSTQMRISYRVCQSKVCGDRVETVDCGDEAASWLSDFLGQPCRLIRQSPDFTRDMKKRPSGAATSTSLSLVNEAQYLMINRASVELIQKLMSSRQDDSEGDQLLDTQNVISRFRANLVITGVEPFEEDNWSHLIIGNTRFMVTGQCGRCQMVGVDQDTGTKTKEPLMSLSAHRTGKVTFGVYLAHQLPEGSTTASVLSSGSLIQPEPPRS; translated from the exons ATGGACTTCCAAAAACTATGCACTTTTGAAACTTTTCAGCAGCTCTGGAGTCACTACGGTCATGGGGGAGACTTACAAGACGTGATTGAGCGGGAGTTCACACGGATTAAAG GAATAACATATCTGGATCATGCAGCAACTACTCTGTACCCCGAGTCTCTGGTCCGGGACTACTGCCAGGACATTTCAAGGAATGTGTACG GAAACCCTCACAGCCATAACCCCAGCAGCAGATTGACACATGACACCATGGAGAGGGTCAGATACAG GGTATTGCAGCATTTTAACGCCACCCCTGAGGAGTACTCTGTGATTTTCACTTCTGGATGTACAGCCGCTCTCAAATTAGTGGCTGAGAGCTTTCCCTGGAGGCCACAGACTGCGAGCGAGGCAGGGAGTCACTTCTGCTACCTCACTGACAGCCATACCTCTGTAGTCGGCATGAGAGGACTGACTTCTGGCCGGGGGGTAGTTGCCCTGCCTGTCTCCCCGCAGGAAGTGGAAAACAGGGCGAAGGATGAGGCTCAAGGTGAAGATGTTATTTGCCAGACGCCGCACCTCTTCTGCTACCCAGCACAGAGCAACTTCTCTGGGAGGAAGTATCCCCTTAGCCATGTAAAAGGCATCCAGGCAAGACGCCTCTACCCAGCATGTGACCACCAAGGCCGCTGGTTTGTGCTGCTCGATGCGGCCTCTCATGTCAGCTGTTCCCCTCTAAACCTGCAGGACTGCCCTGCTGATTTCATTCCCGTCTCCTTCTACAAGATGTTTGGCTTCCCTACAGGTCTGGGGGCCCTTCTCGTCCGCAACGACACAGCAGGCATACTAAAAAAGACTTATTTTGGAGGAGGCACAGCGGCAGCTTACCTTTCCAAAGAAGATTATTATGTGCATGTGGCAAACATTTCTGACAG ATTTGAAGATGGGACTGTCTCCTTCTTGGACATCATTGCTGTAAATCATGGTTTTGAAGCTCTTTACAGGATCACAG GGGGCATGCACAACATCCAACAGCACACGTTTGGCTTGGCACGCTACACTTACATGCTGCTGTCAAGTCTTTGCCATGGCAACGGGAGACCAGTGGCTCAGATATACGCTGAAGGCCAGTTTGAGAGTCCAAGCACACAGGGAGCAATACTAAACTTCAACCTCATGGATGCTCGTGGACAGATAATCGGGTATTCTCAG GTGGACAGAATGGCCAGTCTGTACAACATTCATGTGCGTACAGGTTGCTTCTGCAACACCGGGGCTTGTCAGTCCTTCCTCGGGATCACCAGTCAGCAGATGAGGAGAAACCTGCAG gCCGGCCACGTCTGTGGAGACAGCATCGACCTGGTAGACGGCCGGCCAACCGGATCCGTTCGCGTCTCCTTTGGCTACATGTCAACATTTGAAGACTGTCAAACGTTCCTGAACTTTGTTGCCGACTGCTTCATAGAGAAACCAGTCACAGTGGACCATGTGAGACTAGAGAAGCTAAAAACAGCCACAGCAGCATCCCAGGGCTTAAATGAAGATCCTCCAATCAAAATGGCTAATGGAGAAACATATCAAGTAGATGAAAAAGCGATGCGTACGGAAGCATCACTGAGGGGATTTGGACACCGAGACTCAAACAGCCACGGGGGGGGTTATACTCTGACCAACATCTACATATATCCCATCAAATCATGTGGAGCATATGAG GTCCACGACTGGCCAGTTGGACCGCTGGGTTTACTGTACGACAGAGGCTGGATGGTGGTGAATGGAAACGGTGTGTGCATGAGTCAGAAGAGAGATGCACGTTTGTGCCTCATTCGCCCACAAGTCCACCTTCCCTCAAACAAGTTGCTCCTGCAGGCATCAG GGATGGATACCATTTCGGTTCCCCTGGAAAACAGCACTCAAATGCGCATTAGCTATCGGGTGTGTCAGAGTAAAGTTTGTGGTGACAG GGTGGAGACTGTCGACTGTGGGGATGAGGCTGCATCATGGCTTTCAGACTTCCTTGGACAGCCATGCCGCCTGATAAGACAAAGTCCTGATTTTACCCGAGACATGAAGAAGAGGCCTAGTGGGG CTGCCACCTCCACGTCCCTCTCCCTGGTGAATGAAGCTCAGTATCTCATGATCAACCGCGCCAGTGTGGAGCTCATTCAGAAACTAATGAGCAGCAG GCAGGACGACTCCGAGGGCGATCAGCTCCTTGACACACAGAATGTCATTAGCCGCTTCCGAGCCAATTTAGTCATCACTGGAGTAGAACCATTTGAGGAGGATAATTGGTCACACTTGATTATTGGCAACACTCGATTCATG GTCACAGGTCAGTGTGGAAGGTGCCAGATGGTTGGAGTAGACCAGGACACTGGGACCAAAACAAAAGAGCCGCTAATGTCTCTGTCAGCCCACCGCACTGGGAAG GTGACTTTTGGTGTGTACCTGGCCCATCAGCTACCAGAGGGCTCCACGACAGCCAGCGTCCTCTCTTCTGGGTCCCTCATACAGCCAGAGCCACCCAGATCTTGA
- the sfxn4 gene encoding sideroflexin-4, which produces MDPNLLYWRSQGQSFFSRLKIWLNLLDPTLLLSSDAEIQKAHALLGSGETLNEKGGHAPTLSLSSVHADSGAALPLVFRPPALLPISAPLVVASFLPHSSVKPALFWQFLLQSYSAGFNYANRNSSSEQGKRTSMKQLLLIAGTVSYATCAGALPQIVINRFGVRSAPIQTFFRSVLPIPLAAALAFFNMFTVRSEESETGIQVFDSSGNPAGLSKAAGEKAVRETALSRAALFGTTAAVPNVLVLLSQRTRLFQRNSLLAAPLRHISAAFVLGLMIPVSFSLFPQLGTIRKENVEEELQAAAHDGQLYYHRGL; this is translated from the exons ATGGATCCTAATCTGTTGTATTGGAGGAGCCAGGGGCAG TCTTTCTTCAGTCGGCTAAAGATCTGGCTTAATCTCCTTGATCCCACCTTGCTGCTTTCCTCTGAT GCTGAAATACAGAAGGCCCACGCTCTTCTTGGAAGCGGAGAGACACTAAATGAAAAG gGTGGACATGCACCCACCCTCTCACTG TCGTCCGTCCATGCTGATTCTGGCGCTGCTCTTCCACTAGTTTTCCGCCCTCCAG CGTTGTTGCCCATATCAGCACCTCTG GTGGTTGCCAGCTTTTTGCCACATAGCAGTGTCAAACCCGCTCTGTTTTGGCAG tttttgctgCAGAGTTACAGTGCTGGGTTCAACTATGCAAACAGAAATTCTTCTTCAGAGCAg GGGAAGAGGACGTCCATGAAGCAGCTCCTGTTGATCGCTGGGACAGTTTCCTATGCGACATgtgcaggg GCCCTTCCTCAAATCGTCATTAACCGGTTTGGTGTAAGAAGCGCACCGATCCAGACTTTCTTTAGGTCGGTATTACCAATCCCACTGGCAG ctgctctggCCTTCTTCAACATGTTTACTGTCAGAAGTGAGGAGTCAGAAACTGGGATCCAAGTGTTTGACTCCAGTGGAAATCCTGCCGGCCTCTCTAAAGCAGCAGGAGAAaag GCTGTGAGGGAAACTGCGTTGTCAAGAGCGGCACTGTTTGGTACAACGGCTGCTGTTCCTAATGTCCTGGTTTTGCTCTCACAGAG AACGAGACTCTTCCAGAGAAACTCGCTTCTGGCTGCTCCTCTCCGTCACATAAGTGCTGCGTTTGTTTTGGGCCTGATGATCCCCGTCTCGTTCAGTCTCTTTCCACAACTGGGAACG ATAAGGAAGGAGAacgtggaggaggagctgcaggctgcagcacaTGACGGACAGTTATACTACCATAGAGGActctga
- the tm9sf3 gene encoding transmembrane 9 superfamily member 3 has product MGSSRWKVAAAVFLAIVGSLLPADADEHEHTYTDKEEVVLWMNTVGPYHNRQETYKYFSLPFCAGSKKTISHYHETLGEALQGVELEFSGLDIKFKDEVMQTTYCEIDLDKAKRDAFVYAIKNHYWYQMYIDDLPIWGIVGEADENGEDHYLWTYKKLEIGFNGNRIVDVNLTSEGKVRLVPNTRIAMSYSVKWKKSDVKFEDRFDKYLDPSFFQHRIHWFSIFNSFMMVIFLVGLVSMILMRTLRKDYARYSKEEEMDDMDRDLGDEYGWKQVHGDVFRPSSHPLIFSSLIGSGCQIFSVSLIVIIVAMVEDLYTERGSMLSTAIFVYAATSPVNGYFGGSLYAKQGGRRWIKQMFIGAFLIPAMVCGTAFFINFIAIYYHASRAIPFGTMVAVCCICFFVILPLNLVGTILGRNLSGQPNFPCRVNAVPRPIPEKKWFMEPAVIVCLGGILPFGSIFIEMYFIFTSFWAYKIYYVYGFMMLVLVILCIVTVCVTIVCTYFLLNAEDYRWQWTSFLSAASTAVYVYMYSFYYYFFKTKMYGLFQTSFYFGYMAVFSTALGIMCGAVGYMGTSAFVRKIYTNVKID; this is encoded by the exons ATGGGGTCGTCCAGGTGGAAGGTGGCAGCGGCGGTCTTTCTCGCTATAGTGGGCTCTTTATTACCTGCCGACGCagatgaacatgaacacacg TACACAGATAAGGAGGAGGTAGTTTTATGGATGAACACAGTGGGGCCTTACCACAACCGTCAGGAGACGTACAAGTATTTCTCTTTGCCCTTCTGCGCGGGCTCCAAGAAGACCATCAGTCATTACCATGAAACACTTGGAGAGGCTCTGCAGGGAGTGGAGCTTGAATTCAGCGGCCTAGACATAAAGTTCAAAG ACGAAGTCATGCAGACAACATACTGTGAAATTGACCTGGACAAGGCCAAGCGGGATGCCTTTGTCTACGCAATAAAGAATCACTACTGGTACCAAATGTACATAGACGACCTGCCCATCTGGG gtattGTTGGTGAGGCAGATGAAAACGGAGAAGATCATTACCTGTGGACGTACAAGAAACTGGAGATCGGCTTCAATGGCAACAGAATTGTTGATGTAAATCTGACCAGCGAAGGGAAAGTCAGACTCGTGCCAAACACAAGAATCGCGATGTCATATTCT GTGAAGTGGAAGAAGTCAGATGTGAAGTTTGAAGACCGATTCGACAAGTATCTTGATCCATCCTTCTTTCAGCACAGG ATTCACTGGTTCTCCATCTTCAACTCCTTCATGATGGTCATTTTCTTGGTGGGTCTTGTGTCCATGATTCTGATGAGAACACTAAGAAAGGATTATGCCAGATacagcaaagaggaggaaatggatgACATG GACAGAGACCTGGGAGATGAATACGGGTGGAAGCAGGTGCATGGCGATGTGTTTCGGCCGTCAAGCCATCCGCTGATCTTCTCCTCGCTCATCGGCTCCGGCTGCCAGATCTTCTCTGTGTCCctcatcgtcatcatcgtcgCTATGGTTGAGGATCTGTACACAGA gagaGGGTCCATGCTGAGCACAGCCATTTTTGTGTACGCCGCCACCTCCCCTGTCAATGGCTACTTTGGGGGAAGCTTGTACGCAAAACAAGGag GCAGAAGATGGATTAAGCAAATGTTCATTGGGGCCTTTTTGATCCCAGCCATGGTGTGCGGGACTGCATTCTTCATCAACTTCATCGCTATCTACTACCACGCCTCCAGAGCCATCCCATTTGGCACCATG GTGGCCGTCTGCTGTATCTGCTTCTTTGTCATTCTGCCGTTAAACCTAGTGGGAACAATTTTGGGGAGGAATCTGTCTGGTCAGCCAAACTTCCCTTGCCGAGTGAACGCTGTGCCGCGACCGATCCCCGAGAAGAAATG GTTCATGGAGCCGGCTGTCATCGTCTGCCTCGGGGGAATCCTTCCGTTCGGGTCcattttcattgaaat GTACTTCATCTTCACATCGTTTTGGGCTTACAAAATCTACTACGTGTACGGCTTCATGATGCTGGTCCTGGTTATCCTGTGCATCGTGACCGTGTGTGTGACCATCGTGTGTACGTACTTCCTGCTCAACGCTGAGGACTACAGATG GCAATGGACaagcttcctctctgctgcatccactgctgtttatgtttacatgtaCTCCTTTTACTACTACTTCTTCAAAACTAA GATGTACGGGCTGTTCCAGACATCCTTCTACTTTGGCTACATGGCTGTGTTCAGCACTGCCCTAGGAATCATGTGTG gtgcCGTTGGATACATGGGAACAAGTGCCTTTGTGAGGAAGATctacacaaatgtgaaaattgaCTGA
- the LOC139294490 gene encoding lysophosphatidylserine lipase ABHD12 yields the protein MMKKRVVKQADSTSADSGVQRTIRVRRKEGRTPVRWWLKRGLLALFVIFILVLFSLRIFPELIQHLVYTHRIRVPFFADLSRPADLSLNHTINMYLTSEEGISLGVWHTVPVSQWKEAQGKDLAWYQNTLRDGSPVFIYLHGNTGTRAATHRVGVAKVLSALGYHVLVPDYRGFGDSTGEPTEAGLTTDALYLYNWVKARSENSLVVIWGHSLGTGVATNTAVKLTEQGVVFDGVILEGAFNSARQQIAVHPFTWYYWKVPGSGYFFPEPWAENKLVFPTEQNLKKMRSPILFLHAEDDHLVPIHIAEQMYEVAASAQNAERVKLVPFEGSLGYLHNGLYRDPRLPDIIKTFVLSL from the exons atgatgaagaagagggTCGTCAAACAAGCTGATTCTACTTCCGCAGACAGCGGAGTCCAGAGGACCATCAGAGTCCGGAGGAAGGAGGGGCGGACCCC GGTCCGATGGTGGCTGAAAAGAGGCTTATTGGCCCTCTTTGTTATCTTCATTTTGGTGCTTTTCTCACTGAGAATATTCCCAGAATTAATCCAGCACCTTGTTTACACTCACAGAA TCAGGGTGCCATTCTTTGCTGACCTCAGCCGACCTGCTGATCTCTCCCTTAATCACACCATCAACATGTACTTAACATCAGAGGAAGGAATCTCCCTCGGGGTATG GCACACAGTGCCTGTAAGTCAGTGGAAAGAGGCGCAGGGGAAGGACTTGGCATGGTACCAGAACACTTTAAGAGATGGAAGTCCAGTTTTCATATATCTTCATGGGAACACAGGCACAAG GGCAGCCACTCATCGGGTGGGAGTGGCAAAA GTATTGAGTGCACTCGGTTACCACGTGCTGGTGCCTGACTACAGAG GGTTTGGAGATTCCACCGGGGAGCCGACTGAAGCCGGTCTGACCACTGATGCCCTCTACTTGTACAACTGGGTCAAAGCACGCAGTGAAAACAGCCTGGTCGTCATCTGGGGGCACTCTCTTGGCACTGG AGTTGCCACTAACACCGCCGTCAAACTGACTGAGCAAG GTGTGGTTTTTGATGGTGTGATCCTGGAGGGCGCGTTCAACAGTGCTCGACAGCAGATAGCAGTTCATCCTTTCACTTGG TATTATTGGAAAGTTCCGGGCTCTGGGTACTTTTTCCCGGAGCCATGGGCAGAAAACAAGTTAGTCTTTCCCACTGAACAAAA tttgaagaaaatgagaagCCCAATCCTTTTCCTTCATGCAGAAGATGATCACTTGGTTCCCATTCACATTGCTGAGCAG ATGTATGAGGTAGCAGCGAGTGCCCAGAATGCAGAGCGAGTCAAGCTGGTGCCATTTGAGGGCTCTCTGGGGTATCTGCACAACGGCTTATACAGAGACCCCCGTCTGCCTGACATCATCAA GACGTTTGTGCTGTCATTGTAA